The Peribacillus sp. FSL P2-0133 genome has a segment encoding these proteins:
- a CDS encoding basic amino acid ABC transporter substrate-binding protein — MKKVSFLVFAMVASLLLVLTGCGKDKEVSTTGKEEESNGKTLRIVTDANYAPFEYLEGDKIVGFDVDFINAVAKEAGYEVKVETVGWDPIFVEIEGKRADVAISAITVNDERKQSYDFSVPYFLSTNKILVPENSDIKSGDELKGNVIAVQTGTTGQEAVEKLLGKNHKDIKKFENNNLAIQELLKGGASAVVADNTVVEEYVKNNPDQKLKVVEDSKSFNEEFYGLMFPKGSELKPEFDKAVNAIYENGKYAEIYKEWFGTDPDIETLKAQQ; from the coding sequence TTGAAAAAGGTTTCTTTTTTAGTGTTTGCCATGGTTGCTTCTTTGTTACTAGTCTTGACAGGATGCGGGAAGGATAAGGAAGTCTCGACAACTGGTAAAGAAGAAGAGTCCAATGGGAAAACACTCAGGATCGTGACGGACGCCAACTATGCTCCATTTGAATATCTTGAAGGAGATAAGATTGTAGGATTCGATGTTGATTTCATCAATGCCGTTGCAAAAGAAGCGGGTTATGAAGTTAAAGTGGAAACTGTTGGTTGGGATCCGATTTTTGTTGAAATCGAAGGTAAGAGAGCGGATGTCGCCATATCTGCGATTACAGTGAATGACGAAAGAAAACAATCTTATGACTTCTCTGTTCCGTATTTCTTATCCACAAACAAGATTCTCGTTCCTGAGAATAGTGATATAAAATCAGGAGATGAATTGAAAGGAAACGTCATTGCCGTACAGACTGGTACTACTGGACAGGAAGCGGTAGAGAAACTTCTTGGAAAGAATCACAAGGATATCAAAAAATTCGAAAACAATAACCTGGCCATTCAGGAATTACTAAAAGGCGGAGCTTCGGCTGTCGTAGCTGATAATACGGTTGTTGAAGAATATGTGAAAAATAACCCCGATCAAAAACTGAAAGTCGTTGAAGACAGCAAAAGCTTCAATGAGGAGTTTTATGGTCTTATGTTCCCAAAAGGCAGTGAATTGAAACCGGAGTTCGATAAAGCCGTGAATGCCATTTATGAAAATGGGAAATATGCAGAAATCTATAAAGAGTGGTTTGGTACTGATCCAGATATTGAAACGTTGAAAGCACAACAATAA
- a CDS encoding amino acid ABC transporter permease, with protein MSFRWDIIFEYAPFLLKGTLLTIGLSVSSILIGTFLGLFIGLGKLMRNKVLAFPFYCYVTVFRGTPLLVQIFLIHFGIVPFFTGETNAVTAGVIALSLNAAAYIAEIFRAGIQSIDKGQMEGARSLGMTHIQTMMHVVLPQAFKRMIPPLGNEFIVLLKDSSLLCVIAAPELMYWGKAMGSQYFKVWEPYLACAFIYLFLTLILSFVLNRLERRLKTE; from the coding sequence ATGAGTTTTCGCTGGGATATTATTTTTGAATATGCTCCTTTCTTATTAAAAGGAACGTTGCTTACAATAGGGCTGTCGGTTTCCTCCATTCTCATCGGAACTTTTTTGGGGTTATTTATCGGTTTAGGGAAACTCATGAGAAACAAAGTGCTTGCCTTTCCATTTTACTGTTATGTCACGGTTTTTCGCGGAACACCGCTTTTAGTTCAAATCTTTTTAATCCATTTTGGAATTGTGCCCTTTTTCACTGGGGAAACGAATGCAGTAACTGCAGGTGTCATTGCTTTATCTTTAAATGCAGCCGCATATATTGCCGAAATTTTCCGGGCGGGCATTCAATCCATCGATAAAGGGCAAATGGAAGGGGCGCGTTCATTGGGAATGACCCATATCCAAACAATGATGCATGTTGTATTGCCCCAAGCTTTCAAACGAATGATTCCTCCGTTAGGAAATGAATTCATTGTATTATTGAAGGATTCATCCCTGCTTTGTGTCATTGCTGCCCCGGAATTGATGTACTGGGGGAAAGCGATGGGGAGTCAGTACTTTAAAGTGTGGGAGCCATACTTGGCGTGTGCCTTCATCTATTTATTCCTGACCCTCATTTTAAGTTTCGTATTAAATAGACTCGAAAGAAGGTTGAAAACAGAATGA
- a CDS encoding amino acid ABC transporter ATP-binding protein has translation MIKVENLKKSFGENDVLKNINAIVSPREVVVVIGPSGSGKSTFLRCINQLETITGGHIFIEGLDTTDKKVNINKVRTEVGMVFQHFNLFPHKTVLENIMLAPIKVRKISKEQASQRGMELLKKVGLAEKANAYPDSLSGGQKQRVAIARALAMEPKIMLFDEPTSALDPEMVGEVLEVMKQLAKEGMTMVVVTHEMGFAKEVGDRVIFMDEGYIIEENIPSEIFNNPQQERTKAFLSKVL, from the coding sequence ATGATCAAAGTGGAGAATCTAAAGAAGTCATTTGGCGAAAATGATGTATTGAAAAATATCAATGCAATCGTTTCCCCTCGGGAAGTAGTCGTGGTGATTGGTCCTTCTGGGTCGGGTAAATCCACTTTCCTCAGGTGTATCAATCAACTTGAAACGATAACGGGGGGCCATATTTTCATTGAAGGGCTTGATACGACAGACAAGAAGGTCAATATCAATAAAGTCCGGACGGAAGTTGGCATGGTATTTCAGCATTTTAACTTATTTCCACATAAGACTGTTCTTGAGAATATAATGCTTGCGCCTATAAAGGTCCGCAAGATCTCCAAAGAACAGGCTTCCCAAAGAGGGATGGAGCTACTTAAGAAAGTGGGACTTGCCGAGAAAGCGAACGCATATCCGGATTCATTATCGGGGGGACAAAAGCAACGCGTCGCAATTGCCAGGGCGTTGGCGATGGAACCCAAAATCATGCTATTCGACGAGCCGACTTCCGCTCTAGATCCGGAAATGGTCGGTGAAGTTCTTGAGGTCATGAAGCAACTGGCTAAGGAAGGCATGACCATGGTTGTTGTGACCCATGAGATGGGGTTTGCAAAAGAAGTTGGAGATCGCGTGATTTTCATGGACGAAGGTTATATTATTGAAGAAAATATTCCAAGTGAGATTTTTAATAATCCCCAGCAGGAAAGAACTAAAGCCTTTTTGAGTAAAGTGCTTTAA